gactctacaggaagtgtttaggaaggctgtgtaagtcacatgcagggaggtgtgactagggctgcatgaatagagtgatttaactcctaaatggctggtACATTAGCACACATGTTTTTGTGCTTTTATCATTTGTATAAATAAGGTATATTCTTACCATTTTGGTTCTGGAAATGTGTTTTCTCCTCCTTGTTAGTTGTCTACCAGAGTTAGCCCCTCTCTTCAGTCCAAGCACTAGTAACTGCTCTTTTTCCTTCCATTTTAAGCATCATGCTTAGCTTGACAAACTGTATCTTTACTTGTTTCATTAGGTGCTGGTGATGTCTGGATGGGTTATAGTGAGCCAGTAGGATTTCAGATACTGTACATTTTCTGTGAGTTGAAATCCCCATATCCGATAACTCCATGGCAGCAACGGGGAAGAGCGCCCTCTTACTGAACTGCATTAGCAGGTACTGTCCCATGTAGACTATAATATTTCTCCTTAATACCATGTACACACAAATTGCCTTTCCATGCCAACATTGGAggaaaagttattttatttatttaaaatatgttgGAAGGATTCTTTTACTACAAAAACTCGTTGTCTAATTGGTATTGATTTGTAATCAGATATTAGAGATATTCAATGCCAACTGGATTatgcactaaagtaagaattcaaagtgaatttcaaatttaaggccaaactagAAAATTCTGTAAGTCCTCTATGCTTCCAATTCATCTacactggccttaaatttaaaaatgtactttgaattctcactatagtgaatatccCTGCCAGTCATTAtccatcccctcccccttttcctacCGCATGTATGCCGTTTTGTGAGTGGCTCTGCTAGCCAATGTTTAGTGTTTATTCCTTGCGGCATTGTTTAATGCTTCTCTGTAGGAGGAAGTCAGAGCCAAATGAAAACACTGCTATCTGTTTACAGTTTTCTCATGGAAGGGCCTCTAGCAGTAGTCTGATTGACATAGTAAATCTGCTCACTGGTATTGAAGTGGTTGGGAACTCCAAATATTCACTCAAGTCAGTAAATGTACAAGTAAATCAATAATAGATTGGCACTACCACAATAGTGTTAACCAGGAATTTTAATCCACCAACATGTGGACCTGGCAACACTTCCACCGAGCATTATTTTGTTGCAAATTCACATTTTATTGCGTGCGCTCGGATAGATTTATATGGATATGTTTAGTTTgcgctaattatttttttttattaccgtaTGTTTCTTTCTGTAGTTATCATCGAGCAGTATAAGGCAGGGAAAGCATATACTACCATTAAACCGTTGCATGGAGAGTTAAATCATGTCTTGTTTGTATtaaggaattattttttttaaggtgaaAATTTGAGCAGGTGACTGCTTTTGTCACACAATCTGATTACATTTAATGTCcttttatctgccttaattatttaTTAAGTATTGCGCTAGAACGCCTTCTTAGACATGTTGCTTTTATACATGGATATTCACTACCCCCTCCCTTTTCTGTTAGATTTCTGCAGCATGGTGCACATAAAGGTGTTCTTCCCACCGTGTGTCACTTCCATTCCACAGCTCAGCAGCACACCTCGAACAGAGCCTCCATAGTTCGGTGTGGCAGGAAGACCTACAGTAGGACTTACCCAGTATCCCTGGTACAGCCCGATGGTTCCACTATCACAATCCAATACAAGGAGCCTCGGCGAATACTGTTGGTAAGACACGCTGTTCATTCTGTAACCATTCGAGTGTTGGAGATGAATGGAAGGATTGATATTTTTCAGAATCTGTTTTTAACCTTGTCTTCCAATTGTCTAACCGTGTCTCAGTGGCATGTTACATAATCATTGCTTTCCTACATTAACTCATTATGTGCTGTCGCAGCTCTGCAACTTATAACTTTGCTATACggtcaattattttattttccttggaTAATCTTATTTTAACATCCACAGGTGTGTATTGGACTGTTCaatgtttatatacatttttattttggatattATTCTCTCAAAGGTGTATCTAACTTTATTTTCATGAAGGTAAAATTATTCAGATGGTTTCTGTACACAAGGGAAATAAGGACAATGCAGGTTTTTCACTAAACCTTGCATTGTGGTGAACTCGCAAGGAAATTATAGCTTTTAGATGAATATAGTTGTATCAGAAAACGATCCGGTTCTGTTACTTCAGCATAAAATATTCAATTTGCATGTTATTTCTCCATAATTCCCACTCTGTTGAATAACCCAGATTGTTTAGCTAATCTTTGTTAATGGAAACTGTACAGTTTTACATAAAGAAAAGCCTCTCTTCATTTTTCTTGTCAGATGCCTGTTGACATCACCACTCTCTCAGAGGAAGAGCGGAAAGCAAGACTACGCAAACGTGATCAGAGCAAGAAGGTCAGCATCAAAAAAGAAAAGGAGGACTTTGGGGACGAGTTCAATGTAGATGAATACAGCAAATATTGGAAGAAAAAATGACActattaattacaaaaataactttctgtaaatttaaaaaatgcaataaaatgatTTATTTGAATGTGTTTCTTTAACTGCTTTCTGAATTTGATGGTGTACATAGCAGTTATAGATGGAAGCCCCTGTATTTAATTGTATTCATTTAGTTATTCCCGTCCGTGTATATACCTTGACTCTCAGCTAGGCTCAGAAGTTCTGGGTATAACAGtatcgtgttttttttttggggtggggggacaACGCACCTTCAGCAATCAACATTAAGTGTATGACATATAAGATCAAATGGTcaagctgggcaaatagctgacttggagagtttttttGTGTATACTTTTATTCCCTGGCAGTTACTTTGtgcttaaaataaaaagaatataaaataacattttaaaacaaatagcCCGAGAAGCCGTTTTATTTGTGTAGTCAGTGGATACATTATGTCAGTCTCCCAACTGGaatcaaaataaaacatgttgCCATAAACAAAGATGGCGGCCACGACCCCAGCAAGTTCCGGTCATGTGATCTGTCCCTTATTGGCACATTACCGGAAGTACCAGAAACCAGTAAGCAGAGCGTGGAAATGTAAGTAAATCTCGCCGGAGAGGCAAAGTAGGACACACAGCTCAGATGGAGAACAGAAATCTCCGAGTGATTAATGAATTCCAGCTCTAGGTCGGATTCTCAGGTCACTATCTACAGCTGCCTGTCAATAAAgccatttattttaataaattctcTAATCCCACCCGGGCTGAGCACAGAGTCATAATAACAGGGAGTATATGGCTCCCACCACAGCTATACAGGGCAGGTAGGGGGTATACAGGGCAGGTAGggggtatacagtaactatacagggcaggtagggggtatacagtaactatacagggcaggtagggggtatacagtaactatacaggGCAGGTAGGGGGGATACAGTAACTATACAGGGCAGGTAGGGGGGATACAGTAACTATACAGGGCAGGTATggggtatacagtaactatacaggGCAGCTATggggtatacagtaactatacagggcaggtagggggtatacagtaactatacagggcaggtagggggttatacagtaactatacagggcaggtagggggtatacagtaactatacagggcaggtaggggttatacagtaactatacaggGCAGGCAGggggtatacagtaactatacagggcaggtagggggtatacagtaactatacaggGAAGCTATggggtatacagtaactatacaggGCAGCTATggggtatacagtaactatacagggcaggtagggggttatacagtaactatacagggcaggtagggggtatacagtaactatacagggcaggtagggggtatacagtaactatacagggcaggtagggggtatacagtaactatacaggGCAGGTAGGGGGTATACAGGAACTATACAGGGCAGGTAGGGGATATACAGGAACTATACAGGGCAGGTAGGGGGTATACGGGAACTATACAGGACAGGTAGggggtatacagtaactatacaaGGCAGATATGGGGTATACAGTAACAATACAGGGCAGGTAGGGGTATAGTAACTATACAGGACAGGTAAGGGGTATATAGTAACTATACAGGACAGGTTGGGGGTATACAGTAACTTTACAGGGCAGGTAGGGGGTATACAGTAACAATACAGGGCAGGTAGGGGGTATATAGTAACTATACAGGGCAGGTAGggggtatacagtaactatacagggcaggtagggggtatatagtaattatacagggcaggtagggggtatacagtaactatacaggGCAGATAGggggtatacagtaactatacaggGCAGGTAGGGGGTATATAGTAACTATACAGGACAGGTAGggggtatacagtaactatacaggGCAGGTATGGGgtatataataattatacagggcaggtagggggtatacagtaactatacagggcaggtagggggtatacagtaactatacaggACAGGTATggggtatacagtaactatacaggGCAGGTATggggtatacagtaactatacagAGCAGGTGGGGGGTAACTATACAGGACAGGTATggggtatacagtaactatacagggcaggtagggggtatacagtaactatacaggACAGGTAAGGGGTATATAGTAACTATACAGGGCAGGTAGGGGTATACAGTAATTATACAGGGCAGGTGGggggtatacagtaactatacaggGCAGGTATGGGGtatacagtaaatatacaggggaggtatggggtatacagggcaggtaggggggtatacagtaactatacaggGCAGGTAGGGGGTATACAGTAACTAAACAGGGCAGGTAGGGGGTATACCGTAACTATACAGGGCAGGTAGGGGGTATACAGGAACTATACAGGGCAGGTAGGGGGTATACAGGAACTATACAGGGCAGGTAGGGGGTATACAGGAACTATACAGGACAGGTAGggggtatacagtaactatacaaGGCAGATAGGGGGTATACAGTAACAATACAGGGCAGGTAGGGGGTATACAGGAACTATACAGGGCAGGTAGGGGGTATACAGGAACTATACAAGGCAGATAGGGGGTATACAGTAACAATACAGGGCAGGTAGggggtatacagtaactatacaggACAGGTAGggggtatacagtaactatacaggGCAGGTAAGGGGTATATAGTAACTATACAGGACAGGTAGgcggtatacagtaactatacaggGCAGGTAGGGGGTATACAGTAACAATACAGGGCAGGTAggggtatacagtaactatacagggcaggtagggggtatacagtaactatacaggGCAGGTATggggtatacagtaactatacagggcaggtagggggtatacagtaactatacaggGCAAGTAggggtatacagtaactatacagggcaggtaggggtatatagtaattatacagggcaggtagggggtatacagtaactatacaggGCAGGTATggggtatacagtaactatacagggcaggtaggggtatatagtaattatacagggcaggtagggggtatacagtaactatacaggGCAGGTATggggtatacagtaactatacaggACAGGTATggggtatacagtaactatacaggGCAGGTAGGGGGTATACAGTAACTAAACAGGGCAGGTATggggtatacagtaactatacagggcaggtagggggtatacagtaactatacaggGCAGGTAGGGGTATACAGTAATTATACAGGGCAGGTAGGGGGTATACAGTAACTAAACAGGGCAGGTATggggtatacagtaactatacagggcaggtagggggtatacagtaactatacaggGCAGGTAAggggtatacagtaactatacaggACAGGTAAGGGGTATATAGTAACTATACAGGGCAGGTAggggtatacagtaactatacaggGCAGGTGGggggtatacagtaactatacaggGCAGGTATggggtatacagtaactatacaggGGAGGTATGGGGTATATAGTAATTATACAGGGCAGGTGGggggtatacagtaactatacaggACAGGTAAGGGGTATATAGTAACTATACAGGGCAGGTAggggtatacagtaactatacaggGGAGGTATGGGGTATATTGTAATTATACAGGGCAGTTAGGTAGGGGGTATATAGTAACTATACAGGGCAGGTGGggggtatacagtaactatacaggGCAGGTATggggtatacagtaactatacaggGGAGGTATGGGGTATATTGTAATTATACAGGTCAGTTAGGTAGGGGGTATATAGTAACTATACAGGGCAGGTGGggggtatacagtaactatacaggGGAGGTATGGGGTATATAGTAACTATACAGGGGAGGTATGGGGTATATAGTAATTATACAGGGCAGTTAGGTAGGGGGTATATAGTAACTATACAGGGCAGGTAGGGGGTATATAGTAACTATACAGGGCAGGTATggggtatacagtaactatacaggGGAGGTATGGGGTATATAGTAATTATACAGGGCAGTTAGGTAGGGGGTATATAGTAACTATACAGGGCAGGTATggggtatacagtaactatacaggGGAGGTATGGGGTATATAGTAATTATACAGGGCAGTTAGGTAGGGGGTATATAGTAACTATACAGGGAAGGTATggggtatacagtaactatacaggGGAGGTATGGGGTATATAGTAATTATACAGGGCAGTTAGGTAGGGGGTATATAGTAATTATACAGGGCAGGTAGGGAGGGGTATGTAGTATTATATTTGTCTCACTCTAGATATTTTTATTGAGATGAGTGAGATGTTGATATACATAGTCAATAGACAATAGAGGTTGATAGTGTTggtactagtctaatactatccttacctttttgtatcactataccccactccctctagcatgtaagctcattgagcagggccctcagcccctctgttcctgtgtgtccaacttgtctggttacaactaaatgtctgttagtccacccactgtaaagcgctgcggaatttgacggcgctctataaatatcataataataataataataactagaaaagctacaatttctggggaaattgtgtgaagtgttcttgcctccaccagtagtctacaactggagtgggcggagtaactgttatttatttatatagcacatttaattgcaacgttgttgcccaaagtgcttcacagttacattaaaacatacagttataaaaacattagcaggtgcaaaagtccctgtctatgacatcacgtgctgctgcagccttgcacaggtcagagtatttttgcggttgccatcttcaaacggtcgtattttaaaaactataaatcctacagtgaagagctttatattgtgagaatcacaagacccagacctacattttgatgtatagtatgtctctgagatattaacaatgaaggcacagtcgcagtttagaaattgcccttcaaatgtgagctttgcagagtggggtttcaatgaatgtcaatggactgcgtgagttgcaaacaaatggtcatattgtgaaaactatcaggactatggcttagccgtggacatttctagtggcagcagggatagctgaacattttgatataagatttgtgtaggtgggccttaaaatgagggagtggtggcagtttagaaatcatgtcctgatttttcagcttttgccagctcccactctagctttgccattcattcctatgggacaaatttcgccacaagaacgatgatattccgagaaccatttggcgaaacgttccacaaagtaattgcaatccgatcgggaacaatctgcacgttttggtatatttttgcctatgtagtgtaaaaactgtgggaggagttagggtggcaaatttggctataataataataataatatatatgtgagataacagtaagtggtcttgctatgcaagaacacttaattagcaGAATGTTAGTAATTACCAAGTAAAGTGAATATTGAGCATATTTAACTATTTTCCATGTAAAAGTGACACTTGCGTTAGAATAGATCTTTTGTCGTTTTCACTATTAATGTTTTTCTTTGATAGTGTGTTTTCCTTTTGAGAAATAAAGAGAATACATTTTTAACTGCACTTttcctgtttattcagggctattATTCCAGATTATCTTTGTAATTATCACCTTATTTCTCTCACAGTTTTACAATGTTCGGCTCATCTCGCGGTGGCGTCCGCGGAGGACAAGACCAGTTCAATTGGGAGGATGTGAAAAGTGATAAACAACGGGAGAACTATTTGGGTAATTTTGGCACAACAATCATCCTTTAATTTTATGCACAAATGGTTTAATTCCTAAAGGACTAAAATCAGCATTTTCAGTAAAAGACAATCAGTGGTTGATGTTTAATGTTGTTAGAATTGCGGAGAACTGATTTGGGACTTTTAAGAAGAATAACCAAACTAGAAATTTTTTCCAACTTAGGCTTCGATTTAATAAGCGTTACAAAATGCCTCAATTCTAAACCCTAAATAAAAGAGTGGGACCCGTGTTATTAAATGTGCGTGTACATTACAGTGCTGTTAGTGAAGGACAGGGTGATGTGCAGATTCTTCAGGTAACCCAGTAATGAACGTGATTCAATGCGGTTAGGATAACTTTACAAATGATTTATTAACATGtcaccattgaagtctatggggattaTTGTAGATACATTTTTTGGAAAATTTTGAAAAGCCTATTAATTTGAggcctgggttttttttttcttttgtaaattaTCCTAATTGCAAGGAGGAGGATTGTAACTGACTATGTGAACTGAGTGTTTTAGAGCTCTCAGTGTAATtggttgcttaaagggacacctgAAGCATCAAATCAACTCtatcttaataaagcagtttgggtgtatagatcatgcagtctcactgctcaattctctgccatataggagttaaattacttttgtttctgtccctgtagccctagccacaacttTCAGTgctgtgactcatacagcctgcataaaaaagggtttaattttcaatcagatattagcttgctttagaagtttttatctcctgctctgtaaattgaactttgattacatacaggaggctcctgcagggtcttaaAGACTTTTAACAGAGCAAGATaagaaatgctaaattaaacagaatttgcaataaagggagtgtaaacattagatcagtgctccccaacctttttatcgccgcggaccggtaaacgtttgataatttttccgtggcccgcttgttttgatttagtaagacaaaaaaaaaaaaaaacagtcacatatattaaaaaaaacacgcagacacatacatagtcagaaaatcacaaacacagtcacataaagacatagactcaaaattgtgtgtatgtgtgtgtgagcggtgcagtgtgtatgtgagggtggcagtgtgtgtgagagttgcagtgtgtgtgtggggggcagtgtttgtggggcagtgtgtgtatgggggcagtgtttgtggggcagtgtgtgtagtttgtgtatggggcagtgtgtgtagtgtgtgtatggggcagtgtgtgtatggggcaatgtgtgtagtgtgtttatggggcagtgtttgtggggcagtgtgtgcagtctgtgtatggggcagtgtttgtggggcagtgtttgtagtgtgtgtatggggcaatgtgtgtagtgtgtgtatggggcagtgtttgtggggcagtgtgtgtatggggacagtgtttgtggggcagtgtgtgtagtgtgtgtatggggcaatgtgtgtagtgtgtgtatggggcagtgtttgtggggcagtgtgtgtagtgtgtgcatgggggcagtgtttgtggggcagtgtgtgtagtgtgtgtatggggcaatgtgtgtagtgtgtatggggcagtgtttgtggggcaatgtgtgtagtgtgtgtatggggcagtgtgtgtagtgtgtgcatcggggcagtgtgtgtagtgtgtgcatgggggaagtgtttgtggggcagtgtgtgtagtgtgtgcatgggggcagtgtttgtggggcagtgtgtgtagtgtgtgcatgggggcagtgtttgtggggcagtgtgtgcatgggggcagtgtttgtggggcaatgtgtgtagtgtgtgtatgtgtgtatggggcagtgtgtagtgtgtgcatggggcagtgtttgtagtgtgtgtgtagtgtgtttatggggcaatgtgtgtagtatgtgtgtgtgggggcagtgtgtgtagtgtgtgtatggggcagtgtgtgtatggggggtaaggaggcttttttaaaatgtatttaattaaaattaatatattaatgtcccccctcccttcttacctttactgggaggaggggggacatttcttagtccctggtggtccggtggggagtccctggtggtccggtggggattccctggtggtccggtggtggtgaggtgaactctagcccagttacagggctagagttcactctcgcgagatttggagcgttgccgtggttaccgcggcaacgctccaaatctcgcgagaggaggacccggaggagctgcaggtaagagctcccgggtcctctctcactccctcccctgccggctgtcagcaatgtgcctgcagaccggggagggagatctctgatctcccctctggtccgcaggcacattgcagggctggcacttgggcaatgccagccctgcattagccggcaggctcgcacaccccacacccctgggcggcccggtaccgtttgatccacggaccggtaccggtccgcggcccgggggttggggaacattGCATTAGAtgactctatacaggaagtgtttaggaaggctgtgtaagtcacatgcagggaggtgtgactagcgctgtataaacaaagtgatttaactcctaaatggcagagaattgagcagtgagaatgaaggggcatgatctatacaccaaaactgcttctttaagctaaagttggctttgtgactatagtgtacctttaaatctg
The nucleotide sequence above comes from Pelobates fuscus isolate aPelFus1 chromosome 4, aPelFus1.pri, whole genome shotgun sequence. Encoded proteins:
- the MRPL55 gene encoding large ribosomal subunit protein mL55; the protein is MAATGKSALLLNCISRFLQHGAHKGVLPTVCHFHSTAQQHTSNRASIVRCGRKTYSRTYPVSLVQPDGSTITIQYKEPRRILLMPVDITTLSEEERKARLRKRDQSKKVSIKKEKEDFGDEFNVDEYSKYWKKK